A region from the Halichondria panicea chromosome 11, odHalPani1.1, whole genome shotgun sequence genome encodes:
- the LOC135344036 gene encoding neurotrypsin-like isoform X4: METLFIALVLITTAQGISSCTNGSIELIQDPADTRIVGYVQYCFRGEWGRLCRESGHMTLWNVSEATVACRQLGYRSIGYAYVSHDNTWTGGFVSLNCMNGSENSLEDCDPHRASRENTCKSGNHARLLCEPADCSDGTIRLVGGSTDREGRVEVCVGGRWGTVQTNQSLEVAQNICRSQSQSLSFYSTSSCYVSQFGHSLLSKPVYSCSLNTNGGLECLTSTTLDDHTRDLGVSCESEQNLRTCSDHQSGQFRLVDRRSYNEGRLEVCVGGQWRGVSTTSLSNTTAGEIYTRLGFSGDEPSLMSFELTRGDVYCCNNELHCTQCNNCNQTMSVGLLKCRTYQETLSRQSFTTMSPTTNNPQTVDATTMISSFIQTCDGTVITVLRATIGLLLVLLLVTVVALVNTCVALRRKNKQIRQGESYQLDTQDGSVTVPVPSTEVNPAYDAVKYTQGEETYETVH, translated from the exons ATGGAGACACTTTTCATAGCACTAGTGCTCATCACTACTGCACAAG GTATCAGCAGTTGCACTAATGGATCTATTGAGCTTATCCAGGACCCAGCTGATACTAGGATAGTTGGTTATGTTCAGTACTGCTTCAGAGGTGAATGGGGGAGACTATGCAGAGAGTCTGGACACATGACATTGTGGAATGTCAGTGAAGCTACAGTTGCTTGTAGGCAGCTGGGATATAGATCAATAG GATATGCGTATGTAAGTCATGATAACACCTGGACTGGAGGATTTGTCTCCTTGAATTGTATGAATGGTTCAGAGAACTCTCTTGAAGACTGTGATCCGCATAGAGCTAGCAGAGAGAATACCTGTAAGAGTGGCAATCATGCAAGGCTACTCTGTGAGCCAG CAGACTGTTCTGATGGGACCATaagactggtgggtggatccactgacagagagggacgagtggaggtgtgtgtgggtggtcgcTGGGGAACTGTTCAAACAAATCAGTCTTTAGAAGTTGCTCAAAATATTTGCAGGAGCCAATCACAAAGTTTGAGCTTCTACAGTACATCATCCTGTTATG TTTCACAGTTTGGACACAGCCTCCTCTCAAAGCCTGTTTACAGCTGCTCATTAAACACTAATGGAGGACTGGAATGTCTAACCTCAACAACCCTTGATGACCATACCAGGGACCTTGGAGTCTCTTGTGAATCTGAACAAAATT TGCGAACGTGCTCTGATCATCAAAGTGGTCAGTTCCGACTAGTGGATAGGAGGAGCTACAATGAAGGCAGactggaggtgtgtgtgggcggtcaGTGGAGAGGGGTCAGCACTACTAGTCTGAGCAACACAACAGCTGGAGAGATTTACACTCGACTGGGCTTCTCTGGAGATG AACCCTCTTTGATGAGTTTTGAACTAACTAGAGGAGATGTGTACTGTTGCAATAATGAACTCCACTGCACTCAATGCAATAATTGCAATCAGACAATGAGCGTTGGACTATTAAAGTGTCGTACATATCAAGAAACTTTAAGCAGGCAATCTTTCACTACTATGTCACCAACTACAAATAACCCTCAGACAGTTGACG CTACTACAATGATCTCCAGTTTCATTCAGACATGTGACG GAACAGTCATCACAGTGTTGAGGGCCACAATTGGTCTTCTGTTGGTACTGCTATTGGTGACAGTTGTTGCACTAGTAAACACTTGTGTTGCTTTGAGAAGGAAGAACAAGCAAAT CAGACAAGGCGAATCGTACCAATTGGATACACAAGATGGTTCAGTGACAGTGCCTGTCCCTAGTACAGAAGTGAACCCAGCTTATGATGCAGTCAAGTACACTCAAGGAGAGGAGACCTATGAAACTGTGCATTAG
- the LOC135344036 gene encoding neurotrypsin-like isoform X1 has product MNLWIVMETPFIALTLVLITTVQGVSSCTNGDVELIQDPDDTRIFGYVQYCFRGEWGRVCRWNRHITLWDDSEATVACRQLGYYNRSIGYAYVSHDSTWTGGFVSLNCMNGMENSLEDCDPYRVITDRENTCKSGNQARLLCEPADCTDGTIRLVGGSTGREGRVEVCVGGRWGTVQTNQSLEVAQTVCRSQSQSLSFYSTSSCYVARFGYSLSKPVYKCSLNTNGGLECLNSTTPDDHTRDLGVSCESEQHVLTCSDLQSGQFRLVDGRSHNEGRLEVCVGCQWRGVSTTSLSNTTTGEICTRLGFSGEPTVKSFEPTGGDVYCCNTELHCTQCNNCNQTMSVALLKCRTYQETTDSEMFSSQYSTTMPPTTMIPITPPSSGTTTSTTETTTAQHNQSTAAESPRPDDGGSIAAVIVVLVLAMATGCIIICAVVVWKRITARKNSIKLSKSYTDQQVVEGEQLDDVTVLVMHNYSTAGPDYEDVTTNQPKIDTYDVIGHNQPRLSEAQVANQPPVRDEAIENQDDFHNAEQHLYAVVNKKAKKRSSPDESPCHKTFDTIAMFEGGEI; this is encoded by the exons ATGAACCTGTGGATTGTCATGGAGACTCCTTTTATAGCACTCACACTAGTACTCATCACTACTGTACAAG GTGTCAGCAGTTGCACTAATGGAGATGTTGAGCTTATCCAGGACCCAGATGATACTAGGATATTTGGTTATGTCCAATACTGCTTCAGAGGTGAATGGGGGAGAGTATGCAGATGGAATAGACACATAACATTGTGGGATGACAGTGAAGCTACAGTTGCTTGTAGGCAGCTGGGATATTATAATAGATCAATAG GATATGCGTATGTAAGTCATGATAGCACCTGGACTGGAGGATTTGTCTCCTTGAATTGTATGAATGGTATGGAGAACTCCCTTGAAGACTGCGATCCGTATAGAGTTATAACTGACAGAGAGAATACCTGTAAGAGTGGCAATCAGGCAAGGCTACTCTGTGAGCCAG CTGACTGTACTGATGGGACCATaagactggtgggtggatCCACTGGcagagagggacgagtggaggtatgtgtgggtggtcgCTGGGGAACTGTTCAAACAAATCAGTCTTTGGAAGTTGCTCAAACTGTTTGCAGGAGTCAATCACAAAGTTTGAGCTTCTACAGTACATCATCCTGTTACG TTGCAAGGTTTGGCTACAGTCTCTCAAAGCCTGTTTACAAATGTTCACTAAACACTAATGGAGGACTGGAGTGTCTAAACTCAACAACCCCTGATGATCATACCAGGGACCTTGGAGTCTCTTGTGAATCTGAACAACATG TGCTGACGTGCTCTGACCTTCAAAGTGGTCAGTTCCGACTAGTGGATGGGAGGAGCCACAACGAAGGCAGACTGGAAGTGTGTGTGGGCTGTCAGTGGAGAGGGGTCAGCACTACTAGTCTGAGCAACACAACTACTGGAGAGATTTGCACTCGACTGGGCTTCTCTGGAG aacCCACTGTGAAGAGTTTTGAACCAACTGGAGGAGATGTGTACTGTTGCAATACTGAACTCCACTGCACTCAATGCAATAATTGCAATCAAACAATGAGTGTTGCACTATTAAAGTGTCGTACATATCAAGAAACTACAGATTCTGAAATGTTTAGTAGTCAATACTCCACAACCATGCCACCAACTACAATGATACCCATCACACCACCAAGCTCAGGAACAACAACAAGCACCACTGAGACTACTACAGCACAGCACAACCAGAGCACTGCAGCAGAGAGCCCTAGGCCTGATGATGGTGGATCTATAGCTGCTGTGATTGTTGTTCTAGTGTTGGCAATGGCTACCGGATGTATAATCATATGTGCTGTTGTTGTTTGGAAAAGAATCACTGCTCGCAAAAATAGCATTAAACTGAG TAAAAGCTACACTGATCAGCAAGTGGTAGAAGGTGAACAACTTGACGATGTAACTGTACTTGTTATGCATAACTACAGCACGGCAGGTCCTGACTACGAAGATGTAACCACAAATCAGCCAAAAATAGACACCTATGATGTAATCGGTCACAATCAGCCAAGGTTGAGTGAAGCTCAGGTAGCCAATCAACCACCAGTAAGAGATGAAGCTATCGAGAATCAAGATGACTTTCACAATGCTGAGCAGCACCTTTACGCAGTTGTCAACAAGAAAGCCAAGAAAAGGTCGTCACCTGATGAGAGTCCATGTCACAAGACCTTCGATACCATCGCAATGTTTGAGGGAGGAGAAATCTGA
- the LOC135344036 gene encoding deleted in malignant brain tumors 1 protein-like isoform X3: protein MNLWIVMETPFIALTLVLITTVQGVSSCTNGDVELIQDPDDTRIFGYVQYCFRGYAYVSHDSTWTGGFVSLNCMNGMENSLEDCDPYRVITDRENTCKSGNQARLLCEPADCTDGTIRLVGGSTGREGRVEVCVGGRWGTVQTNQSLEVAQTVCRSQSQSLSFYSTSSCYVARFGYSLSKPVYKCSLNTNGGLECLNSTTPDDHTRDLGVSCESEQHVLTCSDLQSGQFRLVDGRSHNEGRLEVCVGCQWRGVSTTSLSNTTTGEICTRLGFSGEPTVKSFEPTGGDVYCCNTELHCTQCNNCNQTMSVALLKCRTYQETTDSEMFSSQYSTTMPPTTMIPITPPSSGTTTSTTETTTAQHNQSTAAESPRPDDGGSIAAVIVVLVLAMATGCIIICAVVVWKRITARKNSIKLSKSYTDQQVVEGEQLDDVTVLVMHNYSTAGPDYEDVTTNQPKIDTYDVIGHNQPRLSEAQVANQPPVRDEAIENQDDFHNAEQHLYAVVNKKAKKRSSPDESPCHKTFDTIAMFEGGEI from the exons ATGAACCTGTGGATTGTCATGGAGACTCCTTTTATAGCACTCACACTAGTACTCATCACTACTGTACAAG GTGTCAGCAGTTGCACTAATGGAGATGTTGAGCTTATCCAGGACCCAGATGATACTAGGATATTTGGTTATGTCCAATACTGCTTCAGAG GATATGCGTATGTAAGTCATGATAGCACCTGGACTGGAGGATTTGTCTCCTTGAATTGTATGAATGGTATGGAGAACTCCCTTGAAGACTGCGATCCGTATAGAGTTATAACTGACAGAGAGAATACCTGTAAGAGTGGCAATCAGGCAAGGCTACTCTGTGAGCCAG CTGACTGTACTGATGGGACCATaagactggtgggtggatCCACTGGcagagagggacgagtggaggtatgtgtgggtggtcgCTGGGGAACTGTTCAAACAAATCAGTCTTTGGAAGTTGCTCAAACTGTTTGCAGGAGTCAATCACAAAGTTTGAGCTTCTACAGTACATCATCCTGTTACG TTGCAAGGTTTGGCTACAGTCTCTCAAAGCCTGTTTACAAATGTTCACTAAACACTAATGGAGGACTGGAGTGTCTAAACTCAACAACCCCTGATGATCATACCAGGGACCTTGGAGTCTCTTGTGAATCTGAACAACATG TGCTGACGTGCTCTGACCTTCAAAGTGGTCAGTTCCGACTAGTGGATGGGAGGAGCCACAACGAAGGCAGACTGGAAGTGTGTGTGGGCTGTCAGTGGAGAGGGGTCAGCACTACTAGTCTGAGCAACACAACTACTGGAGAGATTTGCACTCGACTGGGCTTCTCTGGAG aacCCACTGTGAAGAGTTTTGAACCAACTGGAGGAGATGTGTACTGTTGCAATACTGAACTCCACTGCACTCAATGCAATAATTGCAATCAAACAATGAGTGTTGCACTATTAAAGTGTCGTACATATCAAGAAACTACAGATTCTGAAATGTTTAGTAGTCAATACTCCACAACCATGCCACCAACTACAATGATACCCATCACACCACCAAGCTCAGGAACAACAACAAGCACCACTGAGACTACTACAGCACAGCACAACCAGAGCACTGCAGCAGAGAGCCCTAGGCCTGATGATGGTGGATCTATAGCTGCTGTGATTGTTGTTCTAGTGTTGGCAATGGCTACCGGATGTATAATCATATGTGCTGTTGTTGTTTGGAAAAGAATCACTGCTCGCAAAAATAGCATTAAACTGAG TAAAAGCTACACTGATCAGCAAGTGGTAGAAGGTGAACAACTTGACGATGTAACTGTACTTGTTATGCATAACTACAGCACGGCAGGTCCTGACTACGAAGATGTAACCACAAATCAGCCAAAAATAGACACCTATGATGTAATCGGTCACAATCAGCCAAGGTTGAGTGAAGCTCAGGTAGCCAATCAACCACCAGTAAGAGATGAAGCTATCGAGAATCAAGATGACTTTCACAATGCTGAGCAGCACCTTTACGCAGTTGTCAACAAGAAAGCCAAGAAAAGGTCGTCACCTGATGAGAGTCCATGTCACAAGACCTTCGATACCATCGCAATGTTTGAGGGAGGAGAAATCTGA
- the LOC135344036 gene encoding neurotrypsin-like isoform X2 → MNLWIVMETPFIALTLVLITTVQGVSSCTNGDVELIQDPDDTRIFGYVQYCFRGEWGRVCRWNRHITLWDDSEATVACRQLGYYNRSIGYAYVSHDSTWTGGFVSLNCMNGMENSLEDCDPYRVITDRENTCKSGNQARLLCEPADCTDGTIRLVGGSTGREGRVEVCVGGRWGTVQTNQSLEVAQTVCRSQSQSLSFYSTSSCYVARFGYSLSKPVYKCSLNTNGGLECLNSTTPDDHTRDLGVSCESEQHVLTCSDLQSGQFRLVDGRSHNEGRLEVCVGCQWRGVSTTSLSNTTTGEICTRLGFSGEPTVKSFEPTGGDVYCCNTELHCTQCNNCNQTMSVALLKCRTYQETTDSEMFSSQYSTTMPPTTMIPITPPSSGTTTSTTETTTAQHNQSTAAESPRPDDGGSIAAVIVVLVLAMATGCIIICAVVVWKRITARKNSIKLSTAGPDYEDVTTNQPKIDTYDVIGHNQPRLSEAQVANQPPVRDEAIENQDDFHNAEQHLYAVVNKKAKKRSSPDESPCHKTFDTIAMFEGGEI, encoded by the exons ATGAACCTGTGGATTGTCATGGAGACTCCTTTTATAGCACTCACACTAGTACTCATCACTACTGTACAAG GTGTCAGCAGTTGCACTAATGGAGATGTTGAGCTTATCCAGGACCCAGATGATACTAGGATATTTGGTTATGTCCAATACTGCTTCAGAGGTGAATGGGGGAGAGTATGCAGATGGAATAGACACATAACATTGTGGGATGACAGTGAAGCTACAGTTGCTTGTAGGCAGCTGGGATATTATAATAGATCAATAG GATATGCGTATGTAAGTCATGATAGCACCTGGACTGGAGGATTTGTCTCCTTGAATTGTATGAATGGTATGGAGAACTCCCTTGAAGACTGCGATCCGTATAGAGTTATAACTGACAGAGAGAATACCTGTAAGAGTGGCAATCAGGCAAGGCTACTCTGTGAGCCAG CTGACTGTACTGATGGGACCATaagactggtgggtggatCCACTGGcagagagggacgagtggaggtatgtgtgggtggtcgCTGGGGAACTGTTCAAACAAATCAGTCTTTGGAAGTTGCTCAAACTGTTTGCAGGAGTCAATCACAAAGTTTGAGCTTCTACAGTACATCATCCTGTTACG TTGCAAGGTTTGGCTACAGTCTCTCAAAGCCTGTTTACAAATGTTCACTAAACACTAATGGAGGACTGGAGTGTCTAAACTCAACAACCCCTGATGATCATACCAGGGACCTTGGAGTCTCTTGTGAATCTGAACAACATG TGCTGACGTGCTCTGACCTTCAAAGTGGTCAGTTCCGACTAGTGGATGGGAGGAGCCACAACGAAGGCAGACTGGAAGTGTGTGTGGGCTGTCAGTGGAGAGGGGTCAGCACTACTAGTCTGAGCAACACAACTACTGGAGAGATTTGCACTCGACTGGGCTTCTCTGGAG aacCCACTGTGAAGAGTTTTGAACCAACTGGAGGAGATGTGTACTGTTGCAATACTGAACTCCACTGCACTCAATGCAATAATTGCAATCAAACAATGAGTGTTGCACTATTAAAGTGTCGTACATATCAAGAAACTACAGATTCTGAAATGTTTAGTAGTCAATACTCCACAACCATGCCACCAACTACAATGATACCCATCACACCACCAAGCTCAGGAACAACAACAAGCACCACTGAGACTACTACAGCACAGCACAACCAGAGCACTGCAGCAGAGAGCCCTAGGCCTGATGATGGTGGATCTATAGCTGCTGTGATTGTTGTTCTAGTGTTGGCAATGGCTACCGGATGTATAATCATATGTGCTGTTGTTGTTTGGAAAAGAATCACTGCTCGCAAAAATAGCATTAAACTGAG CACGGCAGGTCCTGACTACGAAGATGTAACCACAAATCAGCCAAAAATAGACACCTATGATGTAATCGGTCACAATCAGCCAAGGTTGAGTGAAGCTCAGGTAGCCAATCAACCACCAGTAAGAGATGAAGCTATCGAGAATCAAGATGACTTTCACAATGCTGAGCAGCACCTTTACGCAGTTGTCAACAAGAAAGCCAAGAAAAGGTCGTCACCTGATGAGAGTCCATGTCACAAGACCTTCGATACCATCGCAATGTTTGAGGGAGGAGAAATCTGA
- the LOC135344036 gene encoding neurotrypsin-like isoform X5 — protein METLFIALVLITTAQGISSCTNGSIELIQDPADTRIVGYVQYCFRGEWGRLCRESGHMTLWNVSEATVACRQLGYRSIGYAYVSHDNTWTGGFVSLNCMNGSENSLEDCDPHRASRENTCKSGNHARLLCEPDCSDGTIRLVGGSTDREGRVEVCVGGRWGTVQTNQSLEVAQNICRSQSQSLSFYSTSSCYVSQFGHSLLSKPVYSCSLNTNGGLECLTSTTLDDHTRDLGVSCESEQNLRTCSDHQSGQFRLVDRRSYNEGRLEVCVGGQWRGVSTTSLSNTTAGEIYTRLGFSGDEPSLMSFELTRGDVYCCNNELHCTQCNNCNQTMSVGLLKCRTYQETLSRQSFTTMSPTTNNPQTVDATTMISSFIQTCDGTVITVLRATIGLLLVLLLVTVVALVNTCVALRRKNKQIRQGESYQLDTQDGSVTVPVPSTEVNPAYDAVKYTQGEETYETVH, from the exons ATGGAGACACTTTTCATAGCACTAGTGCTCATCACTACTGCACAAG GTATCAGCAGTTGCACTAATGGATCTATTGAGCTTATCCAGGACCCAGCTGATACTAGGATAGTTGGTTATGTTCAGTACTGCTTCAGAGGTGAATGGGGGAGACTATGCAGAGAGTCTGGACACATGACATTGTGGAATGTCAGTGAAGCTACAGTTGCTTGTAGGCAGCTGGGATATAGATCAATAG GATATGCGTATGTAAGTCATGATAACACCTGGACTGGAGGATTTGTCTCCTTGAATTGTATGAATGGTTCAGAGAACTCTCTTGAAGACTGTGATCCGCATAGAGCTAGCAGAGAGAATACCTGTAAGAGTGGCAATCATGCAAGGCTACTCTGTGAGCCAG ACTGTTCTGATGGGACCATaagactggtgggtggatccactgacagagagggacgagtggaggtgtgtgtgggtggtcgcTGGGGAACTGTTCAAACAAATCAGTCTTTAGAAGTTGCTCAAAATATTTGCAGGAGCCAATCACAAAGTTTGAGCTTCTACAGTACATCATCCTGTTATG TTTCACAGTTTGGACACAGCCTCCTCTCAAAGCCTGTTTACAGCTGCTCATTAAACACTAATGGAGGACTGGAATGTCTAACCTCAACAACCCTTGATGACCATACCAGGGACCTTGGAGTCTCTTGTGAATCTGAACAAAATT TGCGAACGTGCTCTGATCATCAAAGTGGTCAGTTCCGACTAGTGGATAGGAGGAGCTACAATGAAGGCAGactggaggtgtgtgtgggcggtcaGTGGAGAGGGGTCAGCACTACTAGTCTGAGCAACACAACAGCTGGAGAGATTTACACTCGACTGGGCTTCTCTGGAGATG AACCCTCTTTGATGAGTTTTGAACTAACTAGAGGAGATGTGTACTGTTGCAATAATGAACTCCACTGCACTCAATGCAATAATTGCAATCAGACAATGAGCGTTGGACTATTAAAGTGTCGTACATATCAAGAAACTTTAAGCAGGCAATCTTTCACTACTATGTCACCAACTACAAATAACCCTCAGACAGTTGACG CTACTACAATGATCTCCAGTTTCATTCAGACATGTGACG GAACAGTCATCACAGTGTTGAGGGCCACAATTGGTCTTCTGTTGGTACTGCTATTGGTGACAGTTGTTGCACTAGTAAACACTTGTGTTGCTTTGAGAAGGAAGAACAAGCAAAT CAGACAAGGCGAATCGTACCAATTGGATACACAAGATGGTTCAGTGACAGTGCCTGTCCCTAGTACAGAAGTGAACCCAGCTTATGATGCAGTCAAGTACACTCAAGGAGAGGAGACCTATGAAACTGTGCATTAG